The proteins below are encoded in one region of Segatella copri:
- a CDS encoding carboxypeptidase-like regulatory domain-containing protein produces MKRFLFILIVCEQMALACVAANRTIKGHIVDESGRNVEFASIHADSIYAVSDKDGNFSLVVPDGMKKEIVISHISYQMCRIPFGVYSKNNELNITLKEKISNLCDITIVSGKKQKSIVDRGVRAPGDVAFHNVQNTQYETGPLFSVNKDWFVKNVKLRVQKCSFAYCTIRLIVYEIIGTQFVPIQHRPIYIQVSKISDKKDFFALVEEPLKLKHNHKYYIGVAVMASSGNGEIHFPAYFKKGCVRNLCTDRKKNFPVTLGVSVYGMPARHHLAK; encoded by the coding sequence ATGAAGAGATTTTTATTTATTCTAATTGTTTGTGAACAGATGGCTTTAGCATGTGTTGCTGCAAACAGAACCATTAAAGGCCATATTGTGGATGAATCTGGTCGGAATGTAGAGTTTGCAAGTATACATGCGGATAGTATTTATGCCGTGTCTGATAAGGATGGAAACTTTTCATTAGTGGTACCTGATGGTATGAAAAAAGAAATAGTTATTAGTCACATCAGTTATCAAATGTGTAGAATTCCTTTTGGTGTTTATAGTAAGAATAATGAATTAAACATTACACTAAAGGAAAAGATTAGTAACTTGTGTGATATAACAATTGTATCTGGAAAAAAGCAGAAAAGTATTGTTGATAGGGGTGTGCGCGCACCTGGTGATGTTGCTTTTCATAATGTTCAAAATACTCAATACGAAACAGGACCATTGTTTTCAGTAAACAAAGATTGGTTTGTGAAAAATGTCAAGTTGCGTGTGCAGAAATGCTCTTTTGCATATTGTACAATTCGTTTAATTGTCTATGAAATTATAGGCACGCAATTTGTCCCGATTCAGCATCGACCAATCTACATACAAGTGTCTAAAATCTCCGATAAAAAAGATTTTTTTGCATTGGTAGAAGAACCTTTAAAACTGAAACATAATCATAAATATTATATTGGTGTAGCTGTTATGGCAAGTAGTGGAAATGGTGAAATACATTTCCCAGCTTATTTTAAGAAGGGATGTGTGAGAAATCTGTGTACAGATAGAAAAAAGAATTTCCCTGTAACATTGGGAGTTTCTGTTTATGGAATGCCGGCAAGACACCATTTAGCCAAATAA
- a CDS encoding ETX/MTX2 family pore-forming toxin has protein sequence MKKYLSVLMLVSAIVLSACSTNDSFDSILAKSNQSEIGQDYAVGTGSGCIVPLDSTCVRKKVQTRAYNDNDVSEELSQLDEVPIYLQVAGNTSNLQFLSASSQGKELSLAAFNEEDEGLQFYLKILPATAGIPYLIYSTKTKTPISIGAYSNAPDVKVVYAMKESTTSLFGASWDIKKADYSTDAYILESQDYPRQGSSGNWYDIYYSVITANGAKLSLEKYSKMARQEFRIIPVEKFNVESVEFDTDAGVLNKVPNVLYSEKYTNKGPIAQTYSFKVQESYSKSSSFNKKTSYNVSVSTEIKTRVPFIAEGKITTSVSGGQEFTYGKTEAKTVTISREYPVSVPANYTAQLSVVFYKYNMDVDYVATCVGVTSGRRIKIKGKWSGVDAQFVDAVLNLTPIDSSTASSRKIIITKQMLDSGKIIKVE, from the coding sequence ATGAAAAAGTATTTGAGTGTTTTGATGTTGGTAAGTGCTATCGTTTTGTCAGCTTGTTCAACAAACGATAGTTTTGATTCTATCTTAGCAAAAAGTAATCAAAGTGAGATAGGGCAAGATTATGCTGTTGGTACAGGTTCTGGTTGTATTGTTCCTTTAGACTCGACGTGCGTGAGAAAGAAAGTACAAACAAGAGCCTATAATGACAACGATGTTAGTGAAGAACTTAGCCAATTGGACGAGGTTCCTATATACTTACAAGTTGCAGGAAATACATCAAACCTACAATTTCTTAGTGCCTCTAGCCAAGGTAAAGAGCTTTCACTTGCAGCATTTAATGAAGAAGATGAAGGTCTACAGTTTTATCTGAAGATATTGCCTGCTACAGCTGGTATCCCATACTTAATTTATTCCACGAAAACAAAGACCCCAATAAGTATTGGAGCATATTCTAATGCTCCAGATGTAAAGGTTGTGTATGCAATGAAGGAAAGTACAACATCTTTGTTTGGAGCGTCATGGGATATAAAAAAAGCGGATTATTCAACAGATGCATATATCTTGGAAAGTCAAGATTATCCTCGACAAGGTAGTAGTGGTAATTGGTATGACATATATTATAGCGTAATAACTGCTAATGGAGCGAAATTATCATTGGAAAAATATTCCAAAATGGCAAGACAAGAATTTAGAATAATTCCTGTTGAGAAGTTTAATGTGGAGAGTGTGGAGTTTGATACAGATGCGGGTGTTTTAAATAAAGTTCCTAATGTGCTATATTCTGAGAAATATACAAATAAGGGTCCGATAGCTCAAACTTATTCTTTCAAGGTGCAAGAGTCATATAGCAAATCTTCCAGTTTTAATAAGAAAACCTCTTATAATGTTTCTGTTTCAACGGAGATAAAGACTAGGGTTCCTTTTATTGCAGAAGGTAAAATTACGACCTCTGTCTCCGGAGGGCAAGAGTTTACATATGGAAAAACTGAGGCAAAGACAGTTACAATAAGTAGGGAATATCCTGTGAGTGTTCCTGCAAATTATACTGCTCAATTGTCTGTTGTATTCTATAAATATAATATGGATGTCGATTATGTTGCAACTTGTGTTGGTGTTACTTCTGGCAGACGAATAAAGATTAAAGGAAAATGGAGCGGTGTAGATGCTCAGTTTGTAGATGCTGTTCTAAATCTTACACCTATAGATTCTTCTACAGCTTCTAGTCGAAAGATAATAATCACAAAGCAAATGTTAGATTCAGGTAAGATAATTAAGGTAGAATGA
- a CDS encoding IS3 family transposase gives MLRTECQSQGLGTLCGLFGFTRQAYNKRNVSDGFAEDVIESIIIEKAREYRKSNPGLGAVKLHAILKQMFEDTGCFPGRDAFIEMLRKHGLMVRIKRRRRYKTTDSDHNYRKYPNLIKGVVPTRPNQIWASDITYVETNEGVCYLSLITDLYSHKIVGWAVGPTLETVYPLEALKMAYKSIDEETAKGLIHHSDRGSQYCSQNYVSILKSHGSQISMTQTGDPLENAIAERANGILKTEWLYRMTIPTRKVCKKELTRIIAFYNDERPHMSIGNQTPSVAHTQAGPQQKMWKNPWENSSN, from the coding sequence TTGCTCCGCACAGAGTGCCAGAGCCAAGGTTTAGGCACTCTATGTGGGCTGTTTGGTTTCACCCGGCAAGCATATAATAAGCGCAATGTCTCTGACGGCTTTGCTGAAGATGTCATTGAGTCTATCATCATTGAAAAGGCACGTGAGTATCGTAAGTCAAATCCTGGCTTAGGAGCTGTAAAGTTGCATGCCATATTGAAACAGATGTTTGAGGATACAGGCTGTTTCCCTGGTCGTGACGCATTTATTGAGATGCTGCGTAAGCATGGGCTCATGGTGCGTATAAAGCGCCGTAGGCGCTATAAGACAACAGATTCCGACCATAATTACCGCAAATATCCAAACTTGATTAAGGGAGTAGTTCCTACCCGTCCGAACCAGATTTGGGCAAGTGACATCACCTATGTTGAAACCAATGAAGGTGTGTGCTACCTCTCGCTTATAACAGACCTGTATTCCCATAAAATCGTTGGATGGGCTGTTGGTCCAACATTAGAAACTGTATATCCATTAGAAGCGCTTAAAATGGCATATAAAAGCATTGATGAAGAAACTGCAAAAGGACTCATCCATCACTCTGACAGAGGAAGCCAGTATTGCAGTCAGAATTATGTGTCTATCCTAAAAAGTCATGGCTCACAAATAAGTATGACTCAAACAGGAGATCCTTTGGAGAATGCCATAGCAGAACGTGCAAACGGCATTTTAAAAACGGAATGGCTTTATAGGATGACAATTCCTACTCGTAAAGTATGTAAGAAGGAACTGACCAGGATTATTGCGTTTTATAACGACGAAAGACCGCATATGAGTATCGGTAATCAAACACCATCTGTTGCACATACTCAAGCGGGGCCACAGCAGAAAATGTGGAAAAATCCTTGGGAAAATTCTTCTAATTAG
- a CDS encoding Fic family protein — translation MGSIGLKDRKSFSELYLNAALSEKAIERKYPNTPRHPRQQYRMTEQAKTWKEGYKKKNK, via the coding sequence ATGGGTTCAATCGGACTAAAGGACAGAAAAAGTTTTAGTGAACTATATTTAAACGCTGCCCTCTCAGAAAAAGCTATTGAAAGGAAATACCCAAACACCCCAAGACATCCACGCCAGCAATATCGAATGACAGAACAGGCAAAGACTTGGAAAGAAGGGTATAAGAAAAAGAATAAATAA
- a CDS encoding S46 family peptidase — translation MKKKATVLIASIMAFCGINTAHADEGMWTIYNLPNAVYEMMQREGFSMTYDQLYNGENALKNAVVNFSGYCSGVVVSPDGLVFTNHHCGFEAIRSHSTVEHDYMLNGFFAKSYAEELPNENMFVSFMVEQKDVTDKVMSLGYEKLDNKKRDELIDSLENEMTKEAKKNDSTLHITVQPFYEGNKWYATTYRDFTDLRLVFTVPKSMGKFGGDTDNWMWPRQTCDFSVFRIYADPKTNGPAAYSKDNVPYHPKRWAQVSLQGYKDGDYAMTMGYPGSTERYLSSYGIQTMRDAENTPRAQVRGVKQEVMQKHMRADEAVRIKYDSKYAQSSNYWKNSIGMNKCIDSIGIVNLKREYETRLRAWQDTAKAANDLAHKVDFDKLAKLYKESADVKYAWTNFAESFTRRSNIEFSTRAIKLQTNMEVKGPEKNKKKQYHEFEDNSAEWDMALDKEVLATLLKNYKEHVDSKWLPKFYKTIDAEFGGNYAKYVDYLWEKSLIMKKGAKLYFNKKGYEKDPGVSFGMDLNDVFADFAAQMGSINDSIAEQEKYLCAAKLRMEEDMPHYSDANFTMRLSYGQVGGFDLGGKPSGYYTTAESLVEKMKQGDKFIDYYAEPIMHELLSEKDFGKYQDKTTGKMQLCFLTNNDITGGNSGSPMFNGKGELIGLAFDGNWDSLSSDINFDKRLARCIGVDIRYVLYLMDKWGHADRLLKEINAK, via the coding sequence ATGAAGAAAAAAGCAACGGTCCTTATCGCCTCTATCATGGCGTTCTGCGGAATCAACACCGCTCACGCTGACGAGGGAATGTGGACGATTTACAACTTGCCTAACGCTGTATATGAGATGATGCAGCGCGAAGGCTTCAGTATGACTTACGACCAGCTCTACAACGGCGAGAACGCCTTGAAGAATGCTGTGGTAAACTTCTCGGGCTATTGCTCGGGCGTAGTCGTTTCTCCAGACGGTTTGGTATTTACCAACCACCATTGCGGTTTCGAGGCTATCAGAAGCCACTCTACCGTGGAGCACGACTACATGCTCAACGGTTTCTTTGCAAAATCATACGCAGAGGAATTGCCTAACGAGAATATGTTCGTCAGCTTTATGGTTGAGCAGAAGGATGTAACCGATAAGGTGATGAGCCTCGGATACGAGAAACTCGACAACAAGAAGCGCGATGAACTCATCGATTCTCTGGAGAACGAGATGACCAAAGAGGCGAAGAAGAACGATTCTACCCTTCATATCACCGTTCAGCCTTTCTACGAGGGCAACAAATGGTACGCTACTACCTATCGCGACTTCACCGACCTGCGTCTGGTTTTCACCGTACCAAAGTCTATGGGTAAGTTTGGTGGCGATACCGACAACTGGATGTGGCCTCGCCAGACCTGCGACTTCTCTGTATTCCGCATCTATGCCGACCCTAAGACCAACGGTCCTGCTGCCTACAGCAAGGACAATGTGCCTTATCATCCAAAGCGTTGGGCTCAGGTTTCTCTCCAGGGTTATAAGGATGGCGACTATGCGATGACCATGGGTTACCCAGGCAGCACAGAGCGCTATCTTTCAAGCTACGGAATCCAGACTATGCGCGATGCTGAGAATACTCCTCGTGCCCAGGTTCGTGGCGTAAAGCAGGAGGTGATGCAGAAGCACATGCGTGCCGACGAGGCTGTGCGCATCAAGTATGACAGCAAGTACGCCCAGAGCTCCAACTACTGGAAGAACTCCATCGGTATGAACAAGTGTATCGACTCTATCGGCATCGTGAATCTGAAGCGTGAGTACGAAACCCGTCTCCGTGCTTGGCAGGATACAGCCAAGGCAGCCAACGACCTCGCCCACAAGGTAGATTTCGACAAGCTCGCCAAGCTCTACAAGGAGAGCGCAGACGTGAAATACGCCTGGACCAACTTCGCTGAATCTTTCACAAGAAGAAGCAATATCGAGTTCTCTACCCGTGCCATCAAGCTCCAGACCAACATGGAGGTGAAGGGTCCTGAGAAGAACAAGAAGAAGCAGTATCATGAGTTTGAAGATAACTCTGCAGAATGGGATATGGCGCTCGATAAGGAAGTGCTCGCTACCCTTCTGAAGAACTACAAGGAGCACGTAGACAGCAAGTGGTTGCCTAAGTTCTACAAGACCATCGACGCTGAGTTTGGCGGCAACTACGCCAAGTATGTGGATTATCTCTGGGAGAAGTCGCTCATCATGAAGAAGGGCGCCAAGCTCTATTTCAACAAGAAGGGATATGAGAAGGATCCAGGCGTAAGCTTCGGTATGGATTTGAACGATGTATTTGCAGATTTCGCTGCTCAGATGGGCAGCATCAACGATAGCATCGCCGAGCAGGAGAAGTACCTCTGCGCTGCCAAGCTCCGTATGGAGGAAGACATGCCTCACTACAGCGACGCCAACTTCACCATGCGATTGAGCTACGGTCAGGTAGGCGGTTTCGACCTCGGTGGTAAGCCATCTGGCTATTATACCACAGCCGAGAGCCTCGTTGAGAAGATGAAGCAGGGCGATAAGTTCATCGATTACTACGCTGAGCCTATCATGCACGAGCTTCTCTCTGAGAAGGATTTCGGCAAGTACCAGGATAAGACGACTGGCAAGATGCAGCTCTGCTTCCTCACCAACAACGATATTACCGGTGGTAACTCTGGTAGCCCTATGTTCAATGGTAAGGGTGAGTTGATTGGTCTTGCCTTCGATGGCAACTGGGACAGCCTCAGCTCTGACATTAACTTCGACAAGCGCCTGGCTCGCTGCATTGGCGTGGATATTCGCTACGTGCTCTACCTGATGGATAAGTGGGGACACGCAGACCGCCTCTTGAAGGAGATCAATGCGAAGTAA
- a CDS encoding beta-glycosidase yields the protein MKKSILIACLGLVSLGLQAQSISLAGEWNVELGKSGSAFAKSKRAFQGEVKRAILPGTIDTNHLGFAPKDTMETTHLTRLYAYKGAARYSRTINIPKDWKKKPVELFLERTRPTWVYVDGELVDSCNFISTPQRYLLPKKVKPGKHLLEIVVDNGKGVPDQVYGSSHAYTEDTQTNWNGIIGRIELLLVGSADSKSAETLTGAIPSRSVASPSALQMPDFAKDFHIEGAHFYANGHRIFLRGKHDAAVWPLTGHVEMSVEGWMKYLGTCKEYGINHVRFHSWCPPEAAFVVADSLGIYLQPELPFWGSFDKKDEKLMTFLHQEGVNILREYGHHPSFRMMALGNELWGDIDKMKEFVDDFRKIAPDKYYTFGSNYYLGYQGVKEGMDYFTTCRIGGEGWGKYNTHTRGSFSFADAYDGGMINHFHPNSTMNFDEACDKAGIPIISHETGQFQTYPDYREMKKYTGVLHPYNFEVFRRRLAAAGMLSQADDFHKASGLWSVKLYKADIEMDLRTRNMAGFQLLDIQDYPGQGSAFVGILDAFMESKGITTPEEWRQWCSPVVPLLEMKKFCFEDGEKIQAKVKVANYGGSSLKGKKLKWHLAAENGLFCMDDGTFSTKDGEVRKNVGDLMAEDEGVLNIFSYDEGLVDVGELNGVFHVQKPAKLLLTLNIEGTEARNSYELWVYPKKAMEKKGVIIARDLNQEVVKVLVKGGKVLWMPTASSHFVAADDTLSQADNATPYTVGGLFQTDYWNYRMFKTICENNKKKVSPGTLGILTNPEHPIFKGFPTEMHTNWQWFPVIKESHPLVLDNFAKDYRPIVQVIDNIERNHKLGLVMEWKVGAGKLLVCMSDLEKAAKYPEGKAFYQSVIGYMRSADFNPSAEITVDELKKKLAEEPRKITMKELNNISQY from the coding sequence ATGAAGAAATCTATTCTTATCGCTTGTCTGGGACTGGTAAGTCTGGGCTTGCAAGCACAGAGCATTTCGCTCGCTGGTGAATGGAATGTGGAGTTGGGAAAGAGCGGTAGTGCTTTTGCCAAGAGTAAGCGTGCCTTCCAGGGTGAGGTGAAGCGTGCCATTCTTCCCGGTACCATCGATACGAATCATCTGGGATTCGCTCCGAAAGATACGATGGAAACAACGCATCTTACGAGACTCTATGCCTATAAAGGAGCTGCAAGATATTCCAGAACCATCAATATTCCGAAGGACTGGAAGAAAAAGCCGGTAGAACTCTTCCTGGAGCGTACCCGACCGACATGGGTGTATGTGGATGGAGAGCTGGTGGATTCCTGCAACTTCATCTCTACTCCCCAGCGCTATCTTCTGCCAAAGAAGGTGAAGCCGGGCAAGCATCTCCTGGAAATCGTGGTGGATAATGGAAAAGGTGTGCCTGATCAGGTTTACGGTTCCAGCCATGCTTATACGGAAGATACGCAGACCAACTGGAATGGAATTATCGGAAGAATTGAACTCCTGCTTGTCGGTTCTGCTGATAGCAAATCGGCAGAAACTCTAACAGGAGCAATCCCTAGCCGTTCTGTAGCTTCTCCTTCCGCCCTTCAGATGCCTGATTTCGCCAAGGATTTCCATATTGAGGGCGCTCACTTTTACGCCAATGGCCATAGGATATTTCTCCGTGGCAAGCATGATGCGGCTGTATGGCCGCTGACGGGACATGTGGAAATGAGCGTGGAAGGCTGGATGAAGTATCTCGGAACCTGCAAGGAATATGGAATCAACCATGTGCGCTTTCATTCCTGGTGTCCACCGGAGGCGGCTTTCGTGGTAGCGGACAGTCTGGGAATCTATCTCCAGCCGGAACTTCCTTTCTGGGGTTCTTTTGACAAGAAGGATGAGAAACTCATGACCTTTCTGCATCAGGAGGGAGTGAATATCCTGCGGGAGTATGGTCATCATCCATCTTTCAGAATGATGGCGCTGGGTAATGAACTCTGGGGCGACATCGACAAGATGAAGGAGTTTGTGGATGATTTCCGCAAGATTGCGCCTGATAAATACTATACCTTCGGAAGCAATTACTATCTCGGTTATCAGGGAGTAAAAGAGGGAATGGATTACTTCACCACTTGCCGCATCGGAGGCGAGGGATGGGGCAAATACAATACTCATACCCGTGGTTCCTTCTCGTTTGCCGATGCCTACGATGGAGGAATGATCAATCATTTCCATCCTAATTCTACGATGAATTTTGATGAGGCTTGCGATAAGGCAGGAATCCCAATCATCTCTCACGAAACAGGACAGTTTCAGACCTATCCTGATTATCGGGAAATGAAGAAATACACCGGAGTGCTTCATCCTTATAACTTCGAAGTTTTCCGCCGTCGTCTGGCTGCAGCCGGAATGCTCTCTCAGGCAGATGATTTCCACAAGGCTTCGGGTTTATGGAGCGTGAAACTCTATAAAGCCGATATAGAAATGGATTTGAGAACCCGGAATATGGCGGGCTTCCAACTCCTCGATATTCAGGATTATCCCGGTCAGGGAAGTGCTTTCGTAGGCATCCTGGATGCGTTTATGGAGAGCAAGGGAATCACTACGCCCGAGGAATGGCGCCAGTGGTGCTCGCCTGTGGTTCCTCTGCTGGAAATGAAGAAGTTCTGCTTCGAGGACGGCGAGAAGATTCAGGCTAAGGTAAAGGTAGCCAATTATGGCGGTTCTTCGCTGAAGGGCAAGAAACTGAAATGGCATCTGGCTGCCGAGAACGGATTATTCTGTATGGATGATGGAACTTTCAGCACCAAGGATGGTGAAGTGAGAAAGAATGTGGGCGACTTGATGGCTGAGGATGAGGGAGTATTGAACATCTTTTCATACGATGAAGGTTTGGTGGATGTGGGTGAACTGAATGGTGTTTTCCACGTGCAGAAACCTGCCAAGCTGCTTCTTACATTAAATATTGAAGGAACGGAGGCAAGAAACTCCTACGAACTATGGGTTTATCCGAAGAAGGCGATGGAAAAGAAGGGCGTCATCATTGCCAGAGATTTGAATCAGGAAGTAGTGAAAGTATTGGTAAAGGGCGGAAAGGTGCTTTGGATGCCTACGGCTTCCAGCCATTTTGTGGCTGCCGATGATACGCTTTCGCAGGCAGATAATGCTACTCCTTATACTGTGGGTGGACTCTTCCAGACCGATTACTGGAATTATCGCATGTTCAAGACCATCTGCGAGAACAACAAGAAGAAGGTTTCTCCAGGAACCCTGGGTATTTTGACGAATCCGGAGCATCCGATATTCAAGGGATTCCCTACGGAGATGCACACCAACTGGCAATGGTTCCCAGTTATCAAGGAATCGCATCCGCTGGTGCTTGACAACTTCGCCAAGGATTATCGCCCGATAGTTCAGGTGATAGATAATATCGAGCGGAATCATAAGTTGGGTTTGGTGATGGAATGGAAGGTGGGAGCCGGAAAGCTCCTCGTCTGCATGAGCGATTTGGAAAAGGCTGCCAAATACCCGGAAGGCAAGGCTTTCTATCAGAGTGTAATTGGTTACATGCGCTCTGCCGATTTCAATCCATCTGCAGAAATAACGGTGGATGAATTGAAGAAGAAACTCGCAGAAGAGCCTAGAAAGATTACGATGAAGGAATTGAATAATATCTCGCAATATTAG
- a CDS encoding antitoxin VbhA family protein gives MNKDNINEFASFDEYLRQGEPSQKESAENWKTAIGLQAVDGLQPSAYLVDVAKRNIEGEITLDETRKLINSYYQSKTICISGRLMNGKSSQE, from the coding sequence ATGAATAAAGATAATATCAACGAGTTCGCATCCTTCGATGAATATCTTCGACAAGGAGAACCTTCGCAGAAGGAAAGCGCCGAGAACTGGAAGACGGCTATCGGATTGCAGGCTGTAGATGGGCTGCAACCGTCGGCGTATCTCGTAGATGTGGCTAAACGAAACATCGAAGGAGAAATCACTCTGGATGAAACCAGAAAACTGATTAACTCTTACTATCAGAGCAAGACGATTTGCATATCCGGCCGACTGATGAATGGAAAGAGCAGCCAAGAATAG
- a CDS encoding ATP-binding protein, whose translation MELLKQLSDNLIKRTDTRYLRYMYHQIPWSNRMTALVGPRGVGKTTLLLQYIKLNLQMKDTLYVSAESIYFANHTLFETAMKFSQLGGKHLFIDEIHKYKGWATELKMIYDNLPTLQVVFTGSSVLDIYKGTADLSRRVLVFTMQGLSFREYIGMEKGIDIPVSTLEQIVNNEVVLPEEIEHPLALFNEYLRKGYYPFSKDEGYRMRLNQVVSMTLETDIPQYANYTVMVSRKLKELMQVIADSVPFKPNMSTIATTIKVDRNNLPDYFELMERAGLIAQLHESTGGVRGLGKVEKVYLDNTNLSFALSSSVPDIGNQRETFFFNQMRVNHAVFNSPISDFLIEDKTFEIGGKKKGQKQISEAKEGYVVKDDIETGMGNVIPLWAFGMNY comes from the coding sequence ATGGAATTATTGAAGCAACTTTCTGACAATCTTATCAAGCGTACCGATACTCGATACCTACGATATATGTATCATCAGATTCCTTGGTCGAATCGGATGACGGCTCTTGTTGGACCTCGTGGAGTCGGCAAGACAACACTTCTTTTGCAGTATATCAAATTGAATCTTCAGATGAAAGACACACTCTACGTGAGTGCAGAATCCATCTATTTCGCTAATCATACTCTCTTTGAAACTGCAATGAAGTTTAGCCAACTTGGAGGCAAGCATCTTTTTATCGATGAAATACATAAATATAAGGGTTGGGCTACAGAACTTAAAATGATATACGATAATCTGCCAACCTTGCAAGTGGTGTTTACCGGTTCTTCTGTGCTTGATATTTATAAAGGTACAGCAGATTTAAGTCGCCGGGTATTGGTCTTTACGATGCAAGGTTTGTCTTTTCGTGAATACATCGGTATGGAAAAGGGCATAGACATTCCTGTCTCTACATTGGAACAAATCGTAAACAATGAAGTTGTGTTGCCTGAGGAGATTGAGCATCCGTTGGCATTGTTTAATGAATATTTGCGCAAGGGCTACTATCCTTTTTCTAAGGATGAGGGCTATAGGATGCGACTGAATCAAGTGGTGAGTATGACTTTGGAGACGGATATACCACAATATGCCAATTATACGGTGATGGTGTCTAGAAAATTGAAGGAACTGATGCAGGTAATAGCTGATAGTGTGCCTTTCAAGCCAAACATGAGTACCATTGCTACAACTATCAAGGTAGATCGCAATAACCTGCCCGATTACTTCGAACTTATGGAGCGTGCAGGTTTGATAGCCCAACTTCACGAGTCCACAGGAGGTGTGCGTGGTTTGGGTAAGGTAGAAAAGGTGTATCTTGATAATACCAACCTCTCCTTTGCTCTCTCTTCTTCGGTGCCTGATATTGGCAATCAGCGAGAGACTTTCTTTTTTAATCAGATGCGTGTGAATCATGCTGTCTTCAATTCTCCAATTTCTGATTTTCTGATAGAAGACAAGACATTTGAAATTGGTGGTAAAAAGAAAGGTCAGAAGCAGATTTCTGAGGCTAAAGAAGGATATGTTGTGAAGGATGATATAGAGACAGGCATGGGCAATGTTATTCCTCTCTGGGCTTTTGGTATGAACTATTAG
- a CDS encoding ATP-binding protein, which produces MKRFIYNHLKDWKLSSNRKPLIMYGARQVGKTYIIKEFGNNEFENMVYINCYKNKSIAQLFQGDANAERLSIGLAAYAHQDITPGKTLVFLDEIQEIPPVLSSLKYFCEDKPELHIIVAGSLLGVMNMKGESFPVGKVDIMHLYPMTYEEFLLANGEKQLLDLLQSGDKELINSLAPKFIEYLRRYYFVGGMPEAVLEFTQNHNPMQVRQIQQNILNAYEADISKHTEEQTQRVRMVWQSIPAQLARENKKFIYGAIRKGARAKDFEIAIQWLIDAGLVHKVERTRDAKSPLKFYADMDAFKLYVLDVGLLGALTMAQPDQILIGNNVFSEYKGAFTENFVLQQLKSLPYLPIYYYSKPSSTQEIDFMVQAGSEILPIEVKAEENVKAKSLAAFITHDFASYHLKGIRFSMRGFQDQKWMENVPLFAAREFVKHKVEKSFIIK; this is translated from the coding sequence ATGAAAAGATTCATATACAACCATCTGAAAGACTGGAAATTATCCAGTAACAGGAAGCCACTCATCATGTATGGAGCAAGACAAGTTGGCAAGACCTATATCATCAAAGAGTTTGGCAACAACGAATTTGAGAATATGGTTTACATCAACTGTTACAAAAACAAAAGCATTGCTCAACTTTTTCAAGGTGACGCAAATGCAGAAAGACTTTCCATCGGCCTTGCTGCTTATGCACACCAAGACATCACTCCTGGCAAGACCCTTGTATTTCTCGATGAGATACAAGAGATTCCACCTGTTTTGTCCTCGCTGAAATATTTCTGTGAAGACAAGCCAGAATTGCATATCATCGTAGCAGGATCATTGCTCGGTGTCATGAACATGAAAGGAGAATCCTTCCCTGTCGGTAAAGTTGACATCATGCACCTCTACCCCATGACTTATGAGGAATTTCTACTTGCCAATGGAGAGAAACAACTTTTGGATTTATTGCAAAGCGGAGATAAGGAACTTATCAACAGCCTCGCCCCAAAATTCATAGAATACCTTCGACGATACTACTTTGTTGGAGGTATGCCCGAAGCAGTATTGGAATTTACACAAAATCACAACCCAATGCAAGTAAGGCAAATTCAACAAAACATCTTGAATGCATACGAGGCAGATATCAGCAAACACACCGAAGAACAGACACAAAGAGTAAGAATGGTATGGCAATCAATCCCAGCCCAACTGGCTCGCGAGAACAAGAAGTTCATCTATGGTGCAATAAGAAAAGGAGCTAGGGCTAAAGATTTCGAGATTGCAATACAATGGCTCATTGACGCAGGACTCGTCCATAAGGTAGAAAGAACAAGAGATGCCAAATCTCCATTAAAATTCTATGCAGACATGGATGCTTTCAAATTATATGTGCTTGATGTAGGTTTGTTGGGAGCACTCACAATGGCACAACCTGACCAGATTCTCATTGGCAACAACGTGTTTAGCGAATACAAGGGGGCGTTTACTGAGAATTTCGTGCTTCAACAGCTGAAATCTCTTCCTTACTTACCCATATATTATTACAGTAAGCCAAGCTCTACCCAAGAAATTGATTTCATGGTACAAGCCGGCAGCGAAATCTTACCAATAGAAGTAAAGGCTGAGGAGAATGTAAAGGCAAAATCACTAGCAGCATTTATCACTCACGATTTTGCCTCCTATCATCTCAAAGGTATCCGTTTCTCCATGCGAGGTTTCCAAGACCAAAAATGGATGGAAAATGTACCACTATTCGCAGCTAGAGAATTTGTTAAACACAAGGTAGAGAAGAGTTTCATCATCAAATAA